The following coding sequences lie in one Glycine soja cultivar W05 chromosome 16, ASM419377v2, whole genome shotgun sequence genomic window:
- the LOC114389677 gene encoding 40S ribosomal protein S13-like gives MAISSPGIPSHIDNTVPRPEPKIPEDLYHLIKKAVSIRKHLERNKKDKDSKFRLILVDSRIYRLARYYNKTKKLLLVWV, from the exons ATGGCCATTAGTTCCCCTGGAATCCCATCTCACATTGATAATACAGTGCCAA GGCCTGAGCCTAAAATTCCAGAGGATCTATACCATTTGATTAAGAAGGCAGTTTCAATTAGGAAGCATCTTGAGAGGAACAAGAAGGACAAGGACTCCAAGTTCAGGTTGATTCTTGTTGACAGCAGAATCTATCGACTTGCTCGCTACTACAACAAGACTAAGAAGCTCCTACTAGTTTGGGTGTAG